From the genome of Paracidovorax avenae:
CGGCCACGCCTACGTGGACGAGCAGAGCCCCGAGGAGATGCGCGCCAACCGCGGCGACTTCGGCAAGCCCGGCGTGGACAGCCCCTTCCGCGCCCGCACGCCCGCCGAGAACCTCGCGCGCTTCCGCGAAATGCGCGACGGCCAACTGCCGGATGGGGCAGCCGTGCTGCGCGCGAAGATCGACATGGCCTCGCCCAACATCAACCTGCGCGATCCGGCCATCTACCGCATCAAGCATGCCGAGCACCACCACACCGGCAACAAGTGGTGCATCTACCCGATGTACACCTTCGCGCACCCCATCGAGGATGCGCTGGAGCGCATCACCCACAGCATCTGCACGCTGGAGTTCGAAGACCAGCGCCCCTTCTACGACTGGCTGCTGGACCGCCTGGCCGAGGGCGGCCTGATCGCCACGCCCCAGCCGCGCCAGTACGAGTTCGCGCGCCTGAACCTCACCTACGTGGTGACCAGCAAGCGCAAGCTCAAGCACCTGGTGGACAACGGCATCGTGAGCGGCTGGGACGACCCGCGCATGCCCACCATCGTCGGCCTGCGCCGCCGTGGCTACACGCCCGAGGCCCTGCAGCTGTTCTGCGAGCGCATCGGCGTGACCAAGGACTACTCCTGGATCGACTACGCCACGCTGGAAGGCTGCCTGCGCGAGGACCTGGAGAACCAGGCCCACCGCGGCATGGCCGTGCTGGACCCGGTGAAGCTCGAACTCACCAACTGGGACGGGCTTTTCGGCGCCGGCCACCTCGAGCCCTGCCAACTGCCCGCCCTGCCCCATCCGCCCGAAGGCACGGAAGCGCCCGTGCGCCACTTCACGCTCGGCAGGGAAGTCTGGATCGAGCGCGAGGATTTCGAGGAAACCCCGCCCAAGGGCTACAAGCGCCTCTTCCCGGGCAACAAGGTCCGTCTGAAGGGCGGCTACGTCATCGAATGCACGGGCTGCGAGAAGGATGCCGAAGGCAAAGTCACGAAGGTGCTCGCGACGGTGGTGCCCGACACCAAGAGCGGCACGCCTGGGGCCGACAGCGTGAAGGTCAAGGCCGCCATCACCTGGGTGGGCGTGGCCGACGGCGTACCCGCCGAGGTGCGCCTGTATGACCGCCTGTTCACCGATGCCCAGCCCGATGCCGGCGGCAAGGACTTCCTGGCGCTGCTCAATCCGGACAGCCTGAAGGTGGTGACCGCCTATGTCGAGCCCTCCCTGGCCGGTGCGCAGCCGGACGATAAGTTCCAGTTCGAGCGGTTCGGGTACTTCGTGGCGGACCGCAAGGACCATGCTCCGGGCGAGCCGGTATTCAACCGGGTGACCGGCCTGAAGGACAGCTGGGGCAAGTAGCCCCGGCGATACCCGCGCAACGCAGGAGCCCCACCATGCTGGCCAACCTCACGCCCTTCCTGCTCCACTGGGCCATCACGGCGTTCGCGCTGTGGGTGGCCAGCCATGTGTTCAAGGGGCTGCGCTTCGGCAGCACCGGCGCCCTGGTGGTCGCCGCCCTGCTGCTGGGCCTGGCCAATGCCGTGGTGCGCCCGCTGCTGGTGGTGCTGACGCTGCCGCTCACGCTGCTGACCTTCGGGCTCTTCCTGCTGGTCATCAATGCGCTGGTGCTGATGCTGGTCGGCAAGCTGGTCAGCGGCTTCCATATCGACGGCTTCTGGACCGCTTTCTGGGCCAGCATCTTCATGTCGCTGCTGAGCCTGCTGCTGGGCAGCTTCGTGCTGGGTGGATCGCCGGAATTCACGATCCAGAAGGGGCCGGCGGCAGGGCCGTTCTGGCTGTAGCCCCGGGCGGGGCACGCGCCCGCGCGCCATGCGGGAGGTGTGCGGAAAACGACTATGCATAGTCGAAACCGTTCTGCCGCGCCGTGGGGCTGGGCGGCGGTTCGGCCCTATGGTCGGCGGTTTGCCCTTTCTTCACGCAACCGCCATGCCCGCACCGACCCAGTCCGCTCCCGTACCGCCCCCGACCGTTGACGCCGCCACCGTGCGCACCTGGCTGAACGACGGCCAGGAGATCGCCCTGCTGGACGTGCGCGAAGCCGGCCAGTTCGGCGAAGGCCATCCGTTCTTCGCCGTACCGGCGCCCTACAGCCGCCTCGAACGGGACGTGCCCCGGCTGGTACCCCGCCGCGGCACGCGCTCCGTGCTGATCGACCAGGGCGATGGCGTGGCCGCGCGCGCTGCCGGCCGCCTGGCCGGGCTGGGCTACACCGACCTGCACGTGCTGGACGGCGGAGCGCCAGGCTGGGCGGCCGCCGGCTACACGCTGTTCCAGGGCGTGAACGTGCCGTCCAAGACCTTCGGGGAACTGGTGGAGCATGCGTTCGGCACGCCGCACATCGGCCCGGCCGAGCTGCAGCGCCGCCAGCAGGCGGGCGAGCCGCTGGTGCTGCTGGATGGCCGCACGGTGGAAGAGCACCGCAAGATGACCATCCCGGGGGCCCTGCCGGTGCCGAACGGGGAGCTGGCACGCCACTGGAGCGCACTCGCCCCGGATCCGGCCACACCCATCGTCATCCATTGCGCCGGCCGCACGCGCAGCATCGTCGGGGCGCAGATCCTGCGCAGCCTGGGCGTTCCCAATCCGGTGCTGGCCCTGGAGAACGGCACCCAGGGCTGGGCTTTGTCCGGACTGGCGCTGGAGCACGGCAGCGACCGCGCGCCGGCCGGTCCGCCCGAAGCACGGGCCGCGGACCGTGACCGGGCCGCCCGTGTCGCCGCGGAGGCCGGCGTTCCCAGGCTGGATGCCGCCGGAGCACAGGACTGGATCGACGATCCGGGCCGCACCACCTACGTGCTCGACGTCCGTACGGCGGGCGAGTTCGCGGCCGGCACGCTCGCCGGAGCACGCCACGCACCGGGCGGCCAGTTGCTGCAGGCGACCGACCAGGTCATCGGTGTGCGCCGCAGCCGCATGCTGCTGCTGGACGACGATGGCGTGCGCGCGCCGGTCGTGGCCGCCTGGCTGCGTCGGCAGGGGCATGAGGCGGCCACCGTGGAAGGCGGAATACATGCCCCGCTGAAGCTGCCGGCCCCGGCCGGCGTGGCGTTGCCGCCCTCCGTGCCGCAGATCGCGCAACAGGCCCTGCCGGCCTGGCTGGCGGCCGAGCCGGCGCCGCCGCTGCTGCTGGACGTGCAGCCCTCGCTGTCCTACCGCCGGCAGCACGCCCGCGGAGCGCGCTGGTCGGTGCGCCCACGCGTGGCCGCAGATCTGCGGGATGCCGCGCAGGCACTCCGCCCGCCGCTGCTCATCCTGGCGGCCGACGCCGAAAGCGCCGCGCTGGCAGCCAGCGAGGTCACGCCCGGGGATGCGTCCAGCGTGCAATGGGCGCTGGCGTCCGACTGGGTGGCCGCGGGGCTGCCGGTGGAAAGCTCGCCCGGCGTGCCGGCCGACGGGGACGCGATCGACTATCTGTTCTTCGTGCACGACCGCCATGACGGCAACCTGGAGGCGGCCCGCCGCTATCTGGCCTGGGAGACCGGCCTGATTGCCCAGTGCGCCCCGGACGAGTTGTCCGGCTTCCGCCTGCCCGCCGCCGTACCGCACGGCGGCTGACGGGTGCGAGCGGCTGGCGCGCCCGCCGCATATCGATCCTCGGAAACGTTTGTTGCCGCATGCCGCGTGGCGCCAGAAGATCGGGACCTGTTCGCTTTCCCACGGGCGCCCCTTCCGGCTCCGCTTCCCTCCTGCCAACGATACTCCACTCCATGCGCCACGCTCCCGCCGCCCTCAGCCCCCACGCCCCGCTCCTGGCCGGCATCGCCGCCGTGCTGACCCTGACGGCCGCAACGGCCCATGCCGACGCCACGCTCGACAAGATCCGGCAGCGCGGAAAAGTCACCATCGGCGTGCTGGTCAACGGCGGCCCTTTCGGCTCCATCGATCCGGCCACCCAGCAGCTGGTGGGCTGGAACCCCGAACTCGCCCGGGCGCTGGCCAAGGGTCTGGGGGTGGAGGCCGACCTGGTGCAGGTGCAGACGCCGACGCGCGTGCAGTTCCTGCAGGCCGGCAAGGTCGATCTGCTCATCGCCGCCATGGAGCTGAACCCCGAGCGCGCCGCCATCCTGGGCTATGCGCCCACGCCCTTCTACCGCGTGGGAGGCACGGCCGCAGTGCGCAAGGACAGCGGCATCCAGAAATGGGAAGACCTGCGCGGCAAGCCGGTGTGCCTGTCCCAGGGCAGCAGCTATGCCAGGCCGCTCACCGCCGAATACGGTGCGCAGGTGCAGGGCTTCAAGAGCGCTTCCGATTCGCTGCTGGCGCTCAAGGGCGGCAATTGCGTGGCCGCCGTGCACGACAGCACGCTCATCCATCCGCTGCTGCGCACCAACGCGGAGTGGAGCCAGTACGCCGCCCCGATCACCACCGAACTGCTGCCCGCGCCGTCCGTGGCCTGGACCCGCAAGGGCGAGGCAGACACCATCGCCGCGGTGGACAAGGTGGTCCAGGACTGGCACCGCACCGGCTGGCTGATCGCCACCGAGAAGCGCCTCGGCATCGAGCCGCCCAACCCGCTGCTGCCCGAGCTGCAGGCGAAGTTCCAGGCCCCGGCCCACTGAGGCCGGCGACGCGCACGCCTTTTTCCGCCCCGCCCTTCCATCCCTGCTGACCCAGCCCCGCCCTGCGCGGGGCCGGGCAGCGCCTTGCCCGGATTTCCGTCATGCCCTACCGCCACCGCGCTCCAATCGCCGCCCTCGTTCCCCTCGCTGCCGCGCTGGCCATCGCCGCCCTCGCGCCCGCCGCGCACGCCGACGCCACGCTCGACAAAGTCCGGCAGCGCGGCAAGCTGGCCGTGGGCATCGACGGCGCCAGTCCGCCCTTCGGCCGGCTCGATCCCGCCACCGGCAAGACCGGCGGCTACCAGACCGCGCTCGCGGCCGACATCGCGCGGCGCCTGGGCGTGCCGCTGGAGACGGTGCCCGTCACCGCCTCCACGCGCGTGCAGTTCCTGCAGAGCGGCAAGGTGGACCTGCTGATCGCCAACATCCAGTGGACGCAGGAGCGCAGCGAGATCCTGTCGTTCGCTCCCACGCCCTACGACCTGGTCGGCGGCGCGGCGCTGGTGGCCAGGGCCAGCGGCATCACGAAGTGGGAAGACCTGCGCGGCAAGGTGGCCTGCGTATCGCAGGGCAGCAACTTCGCGAAGCCGCTGGCGGAAACCCACGGCGCCGTGGTCAAGGGCCTGCGCGGCATTCCCGAATCGCTGCTGGCGCTCAAGGGCGGCACCTGCGCCGCGTCGGTGCACGTGCAGCCCGCGCTGTACGAGACCCTGAACGGTCCCAATGGCGGCGAATGGAAGGACTTCGCGCTGGTCGGATCGCGCGACCAGCTGATTCCCTCGCCCACCGTGGTGTGGACGCGCCGCGGCGAGGCCGACACGCAGGCCTTCGTGGACAAGGCCGTCCAGGACTGGCACCGCTCCGGCTTCCTGCTGAAGCTGGCGCGCGAGAACGGCGTGCCCGACGCCTGGATCGCCGAGCGCCACCAGCGCGCGCTCCAGGGCCGGTTCGACCGCGCGCCGTACGACTTCGCGGTGTACACCGGCGCCCAGGCTGCGGCCTCCGGCGCCGGTGCCTCGGTCACCGCGGCCGCCGAAGCGGGGAAGCCATGAGCTCCGCCGCGGCATCCATCGTGGACCGCACCCGGGAAGGTGCCGGCACGGCCGAGCCCCTGCTGGCCGAACTGCGCTGCGCGCTGGGCGATGCCCACGTGCGCACCGGCGCGGATGCAGAGGGCCACCTGACCGACCAACACCGCCGCCTGACGGGCCGCGCGCTGGCCGTGGTGCGCCCGGCCGACACGGCCCAGGTGGCCCAGGTGGTGCGGCTCGCGCGGCGCCACCGCACGCCCATCGTGCCGCAGGGCGGCAACACCGGGCTCATGGGCGCGGCCACGCCGGACGGCAGTGGCCGCGCCATCGTGCTCTCGCTCGCGCGGCTGAACCGCGTGCGCGCCATCGATACCGACAACGACACGCTGACCGTGGAGGCCGGCGCGGTGCTGGCCGCCGTGCAGCAGGCCGCGCGCGAGGCCGGCCGGCTGTTCCCGCTCAGCCTCGGCTCGGAAGGCAGCTGCACGATCGGCGGCAACCTCGCCACGAACGCGGGCGGCACCCAGGTGCTGCGCTACGGCAATGCGCGCGAACTGGTGCTGGGGCTGGAAGTGGTCACGGCCGAGGGCGAGGTGTGGAACGGCCTGCGCGGCCTGCGCAAGGACAACACCGGCTATGCGCTGCGCGACCTGTATGTGGGCAGCGAAGGCACGCTGGGCATCATCACCGCCGCCACGCTCAAGCTCTATCCGCTGCCGCAGTCGCAGCACACCGCCCTGCTGGCCTTCGGCTGCATCCACGACGCAATCGCCTTCCTCGGCGCGGCACGTGCGGGCTTCGGTGCCGGCCTGACGGCATTCGAGCTGATGTCGGATACGGCACTGGGCCTGATCGCGCAGCACGTGCCGGAGCAGCCGATTCCCCTGGCCCTGGGGGCACCCTGGTACGCACTGGTCGAGCTGTCGGACAGCGAAGGCGAGGAGCACGCACGCGAACGCTTCGAGGCCGTGGTGGGCCAGGCCTTCGAGGACGGGCTGGTCGCCGATGCCGCCATCGCCGAGAGCCTGGCGCAGGGCGAAGCACTCTGGAGCCTGCGCGACGAGGCCCTGGGCGAGGCGCAGAAGCGCGATGGCCGCAACGTCAAGCACGACGTGTCGGTGCCGATCTCGCGCATTCCCGACTTCCTCGCGGCGACGGCCGCGGCGCTGGAGGAACGATTTCCCGGCGTGCGGCCCGTGGCCTTCGGGCACCTGGGCGACGGCAACCTGCACTACAACGTCTCGCACCCCGCGGGCGGCTCGCCGTCGGACGTGTTCGCCGTGGAGGACGCGATCCACGAGACGGTGCACGACAGCGCCCACGCCCACGGCGGATCGATCAGCGCGGAACACGGCATCGGCCAGACCAAGCGCGACCTGCTGCCCCGCTACAAGAGCGCGGTCGAGCTCGACCTGATGCGGCGGCTGAAGGCCGCGTTCGACCCACTCGGCCTGCTCAATCCCGGCAAGGTCCTGCCACCCGCAGCCACGCCGCTGCGCCTGCACCCCGAAGAAAGCCCCGCCCCATGACCTCCGCCCCCACCTTTACGCTGTCGCAACGCGTACAGCGCGCACGCCTCTCGCCCAACGCCGCCGCCAGCGCCCGCGCAGCGGCCCTCGCGGCCCAGGGGCGCGACGTGATCAGCCTGACCACCGGCGAGCCCGACTTCGACACGCCCGAGCCCATCAAGCAGGCCGCCATCGCCGCCCTGCAGCGCGGGGAAACCAAGTACACGCCCACGCCGGGCACGGCGGCACTGCGCCAGGCCATCCGCGCCAAGTACGCGCGCGACTACGCGCTCGACTATTCCGCAGGCCAGATCATCGTGGGCAATGGCGGCAAGCAGGTGATCTACAACGCCTTCGCCGCCACGCTGGACGCGGGCAGCGAGGTGATCGTGCCCGCCCCCTACTGGCCCTCGTTTCCGGACATCGTGCGCGTGAACGACGGCACGCCCGTCATCGTGCCCTGCGACATCGACGCGGGCTTCAAGCTCACGCCGGCCGTGCTGGAGGCCGCCATCACCCCGCGCACGCGCTGGCTGGTGCTGAACACGCCGGGCAACCCTTCGGGCGCGCTCTACGATGCGGCCGAACTCGCCGCCCTGGCGGAGGTGCTCCGCCGCCACCCGCAGGTGCTGGTGCTGCTGGACGAGCTTTACGAACACATCTGGTTCACGTCCGAAGCACCGGCGCACTGGCTGCAGGTGGCACGCGACCTGAAGGAGCGCACGCTGCTGGTGAACGGCGCCTCCAAGACCTATGCGATGACGGGCTGGCGCATCGGCTGGGGCGCCGGTCCCGCCGCCCTCGTTCAGGCCATGGTGGTGATCCAGTCGCAGGCATCGTCCGGCCCCAATTCGGTGGCGCAGGCCGCCGTGGCGGCGGCGCTGGAGTCGGCCGACCAGTCGTTTCCCGCCCAGGCGCGCAGTGCCTATGCGCGCCGTGCGGAACTCGTCACGCAGGCCGTCAACGCCGTTCCGGGCCTGTCGCTGCTGCCACCCGGCGGCTCGTTCTTCGCCTTCGTGCACTGCGGGGGTCTGATCGGCCACGTGCGGCCGGACGGGCAGGTGATCCGGACCGACTCGGACCTGACCGAATGGCTGCTCGAATCGGAAGGCGTGGCGGCCGTGGACGGCCCCTCCTATGGCCTCTCGCCCTACTTCCGCATCTCCACCGCGGCGAGCGACGCGGTGCTCGCGGATGCCACCGCCCGCATCGCCCGCGCCGTGGCCGCGCTGCGCCCGCCGCAGGCTGCGCCGGCGCCCGCCCCCACGGCGGAGCGCGTGCCGGACGCCGAGGCCGCGGCATGAGCGACACGAGCCTGCTCGCCCAGGGCGTGGACGCGCTGCGTGGCGTCGGCCTGAACTATGCCTTCGTGCTCGACGCCGCCGAGCGCCAGGCCTTCGTGCGCGGCATGGGGGTGACGGTGCAGCTGGCACTGCTCACCATTCCCTGCAGCCTGGCGGCCGGGGTGGTGCTGGCGGCCTGCATGACCTCCGGGCGCGCCTGGCTGGCCGGCCCTGCGCGCGCCTTCGTCGAGGTGACGCGCAACACGCCGACGCTGGTGCAGCTGTATTGCGCCTTCCTCGTGCTCAACATGCTCATCACGCAGCAGCTGCGCGACTGGGGCGCAGGCCAGAACCCGCTGACGCCGTTCGTGTGGGTGGTCGTGGTCGTCTCCCTGCACAAGGGCGCATTCCACGCCGAGGCGCTGCGCGCCGGCATCGAGGCCGTGCCCGCCACCACGCTGGAGGCCGCGCGCTCGCTGGGCTTCTCGCAGCGCCAGCTGCTGGCGCGGGTGCAGCTGCCGCTGGCCGCCCGCTTCGCCCTGCCCTCCCTGGTGAACAACCTCGTGGACCTCGTGAAAATGACGGCCGTGGCCTCGGCCATCGCCGTGGGCGACGTGACGTACGAATCGATCATGATCTGGTCGCAGCGCGACAACGTGCTCGAACTGCTGCTGCTCATCCTGATCTGGTTCGGCCTGCTGACCTGGCTGGTGAGCCTGGCGGGCCGCTGGCTCGAAGAACGCTGGAGGATGCCCGGTTATGGCCAATGACGCCGTCCTGGGGCCGGTGCCTGCCGCCCCTCTCCTGCATGCGGTGCGCAGCAGCGCACGCAACCCGTGGCTGCTCGGCGCGGTGGCGGCCCTGGCCGTGGTGGCCGCATGGAATGCCACCGGCACCACGCCGCGCGCTGTCGGGCACCTGTGGAACTGGCTGCCGGCGCTGCTGCGCGGCCTGTGGGTGAACATCGAGATCAGCGTGCTGGCGGTGGCGCTGGGCACGGCCGCGGGCCTGGTGGTGGGCGCGCTGTCGCTGTCGCCCGTGCATGCCGTCCGCGTGGTGGCGCGCTGCTACGTGCAGGTGTTCCGCAACGCCCCCATCCTGGTGCTCATCTACTTCACCACCTATGTGTTCCCGTTCGAGGTGCACCTGGTGCAGTGGACCTTCCCCTTCCCCGACTGGGTGAAGGTGGTGCTGGGCCTGGCGCTGCCCACCAGCGCCAACGTGGCGGAGATCTTCCGCGGCGCGATCCAGTCCATTCCCGCCGCGCAGTGGGAAGCCGCGCAATCGCTCGCCTTCCGGCGCAGCCAGATCTTCCGGCTGGTGGTGCTGCCGCAGTGCGTGCGCCGCATGCTGCCGCCGTGGATGAACCTGTACGCCAGCATCACCATGAGCACCTCGCTGGCCTCGCTGGTGGGTGTGCACGACGTGGTGGACACGGCCCAGATCGCCAGCAACACGGTGGCGCGCACGGACTTCACCATCCTGGTCTATTTCACGCTGCTGGCGCTGTTCTTCGCCTACTGCTACCCCATCGCCCGCGCCACGCGCGCCCTGGAAAAACGCCATGAACGCCACTGACGCCTTCCTCACCTCCCTGAAACCTCCTGCGCGAGAAGCCATCGCCCCCCTCGCGCACCTGCAGGACGTACACCTGTCCTTCGGCGACAACGCGGTGCTCAAGGGCATCGACGTGCAGGTGCGCCGCGGCGAGGCGGTTTCCATCATCGGGCCCTCGGGCTCGGGCAAGTCCACCATCCTGCGCTGCATCACCGGCCTGCTGCGGCCGCAGCGCGGAGAGATCGTGGTGGGCGGCACGCGCGTGGACCGGCTGCGGACGGAAGCGGACCTGATCGCGCTGCGCAAGCGCGTCGGCTTCGTGTTCCAGCAGTACAACCTGTTTCCCCACCTCACGGTGCTGGAAAACCTGGTGATCGCTCCGACCCGCGTGGTGGGCTGCGACCGCGCGGCGGCCGAACGGGAAGCGCGCTCACTGCTCGACAAGGTGCGCCTGTCGCACAAGGAAACCGCCTACCCCGGCGAGCTTTCGGGCGGCCAGCAGCAGCGCGTGGCCATCGCGCGGGCACTGGCCATGCAGCCCGAGCTGATCCTGTTCGACGAGGTGACCTCCGCCCTG
Proteins encoded in this window:
- a CDS encoding glutamine--tRNA ligase/YqeY domain fusion protein encodes the protein MSSHAPSPATAESAKPSNFLRQIIESDLAQGTYAQARWAGTPGDAAHHAAGQPDPAKIRTRFPPEPNGYLHVGHAKSICLNFGLARDYGGVCHLRFDDTNPEKEDQEYVDGIIDAVRWLGFDWTQIGQGPGTAAPYQASDYFDFMYRAAEYLIETGHAYVDEQSPEEMRANRGDFGKPGVDSPFRARTPAENLARFREMRDGQLPDGAAVLRAKIDMASPNINLRDPAIYRIKHAEHHHTGNKWCIYPMYTFAHPIEDALERITHSICTLEFEDQRPFYDWLLDRLAEGGLIATPQPRQYEFARLNLTYVVTSKRKLKHLVDNGIVSGWDDPRMPTIVGLRRRGYTPEALQLFCERIGVTKDYSWIDYATLEGCLREDLENQAHRGMAVLDPVKLELTNWDGLFGAGHLEPCQLPALPHPPEGTEAPVRHFTLGREVWIEREDFEETPPKGYKRLFPGNKVRLKGGYVIECTGCEKDAEGKVTKVLATVVPDTKSGTPGADSVKVKAAITWVGVADGVPAEVRLYDRLFTDAQPDAGGKDFLALLNPDSLKVVTAYVEPSLAGAQPDDKFQFERFGYFVADRKDHAPGEPVFNRVTGLKDSWGK
- a CDS encoding phage holin family protein encodes the protein MLANLTPFLLHWAITAFALWVASHVFKGLRFGSTGALVVAALLLGLANAVVRPLLVVLTLPLTLLTFGLFLLVINALVLMLVGKLVSGFHIDGFWTAFWASIFMSLLSLLLGSFVLGGSPEFTIQKGPAAGPFWL
- a CDS encoding rhodanese-like domain-containing protein; translated protein: MPAPTQSAPVPPPTVDAATVRTWLNDGQEIALLDVREAGQFGEGHPFFAVPAPYSRLERDVPRLVPRRGTRSVLIDQGDGVAARAAGRLAGLGYTDLHVLDGGAPGWAAAGYTLFQGVNVPSKTFGELVEHAFGTPHIGPAELQRRQQAGEPLVLLDGRTVEEHRKMTIPGALPVPNGELARHWSALAPDPATPIVIHCAGRTRSIVGAQILRSLGVPNPVLALENGTQGWALSGLALEHGSDRAPAGPPEARAADRDRAARVAAEAGVPRLDAAGAQDWIDDPGRTTYVLDVRTAGEFAAGTLAGARHAPGGQLLQATDQVIGVRRSRMLLLDDDGVRAPVVAAWLRRQGHEAATVEGGIHAPLKLPAPAGVALPPSVPQIAQQALPAWLAAEPAPPLLLDVQPSLSYRRQHARGARWSVRPRVAADLRDAAQALRPPLLILAADAESAALAASEVTPGDASSVQWALASDWVAAGLPVESSPGVPADGDAIDYLFFVHDRHDGNLEAARRYLAWETGLIAQCAPDELSGFRLPAAVPHGG
- a CDS encoding transporter substrate-binding domain-containing protein, with protein sequence MRHAPAALSPHAPLLAGIAAVLTLTAATAHADATLDKIRQRGKVTIGVLVNGGPFGSIDPATQQLVGWNPELARALAKGLGVEADLVQVQTPTRVQFLQAGKVDLLIAAMELNPERAAILGYAPTPFYRVGGTAAVRKDSGIQKWEDLRGKPVCLSQGSSYARPLTAEYGAQVQGFKSASDSLLALKGGNCVAAVHDSTLIHPLLRTNAEWSQYAAPITTELLPAPSVAWTRKGEADTIAAVDKVVQDWHRTGWLIATEKRLGIEPPNPLLPELQAKFQAPAH
- a CDS encoding transporter substrate-binding domain-containing protein; translation: MPYRHRAPIAALVPLAAALAIAALAPAAHADATLDKVRQRGKLAVGIDGASPPFGRLDPATGKTGGYQTALAADIARRLGVPLETVPVTASTRVQFLQSGKVDLLIANIQWTQERSEILSFAPTPYDLVGGAALVARASGITKWEDLRGKVACVSQGSNFAKPLAETHGAVVKGLRGIPESLLALKGGTCAASVHVQPALYETLNGPNGGEWKDFALVGSRDQLIPSPTVVWTRRGEADTQAFVDKAVQDWHRSGFLLKLARENGVPDAWIAERHQRALQGRFDRAPYDFAVYTGAQAAASGAGASVTAAAEAGKP
- a CDS encoding FAD-binding oxidoreductase — protein: MSSAAASIVDRTREGAGTAEPLLAELRCALGDAHVRTGADAEGHLTDQHRRLTGRALAVVRPADTAQVAQVVRLARRHRTPIVPQGGNTGLMGAATPDGSGRAIVLSLARLNRVRAIDTDNDTLTVEAGAVLAAVQQAAREAGRLFPLSLGSEGSCTIGGNLATNAGGTQVLRYGNARELVLGLEVVTAEGEVWNGLRGLRKDNTGYALRDLYVGSEGTLGIITAATLKLYPLPQSQHTALLAFGCIHDAIAFLGAARAGFGAGLTAFELMSDTALGLIAQHVPEQPIPLALGAPWYALVELSDSEGEEHARERFEAVVGQAFEDGLVADAAIAESLAQGEALWSLRDEALGEAQKRDGRNVKHDVSVPISRIPDFLAATAAALEERFPGVRPVAFGHLGDGNLHYNVSHPAGGSPSDVFAVEDAIHETVHDSAHAHGGSISAEHGIGQTKRDLLPRYKSAVELDLMRRLKAAFDPLGLLNPGKVLPPAATPLRLHPEESPAP
- a CDS encoding aminotransferase class I/II-fold pyridoxal phosphate-dependent enzyme, with translation MTSAPTFTLSQRVQRARLSPNAAASARAAALAAQGRDVISLTTGEPDFDTPEPIKQAAIAALQRGETKYTPTPGTAALRQAIRAKYARDYALDYSAGQIIVGNGGKQVIYNAFAATLDAGSEVIVPAPYWPSFPDIVRVNDGTPVIVPCDIDAGFKLTPAVLEAAITPRTRWLVLNTPGNPSGALYDAAELAALAEVLRRHPQVLVLLDELYEHIWFTSEAPAHWLQVARDLKERTLLVNGASKTYAMTGWRIGWGAGPAALVQAMVVIQSQASSGPNSVAQAAVAAALESADQSFPAQARSAYARRAELVTQAVNAVPGLSLLPPGGSFFAFVHCGGLIGHVRPDGQVIRTDSDLTEWLLESEGVAAVDGPSYGLSPYFRISTAASDAVLADATARIARAVAALRPPQAAPAPAPTAERVPDAEAAA
- a CDS encoding amino acid ABC transporter permease, translated to MSDTSLLAQGVDALRGVGLNYAFVLDAAERQAFVRGMGVTVQLALLTIPCSLAAGVVLAACMTSGRAWLAGPARAFVEVTRNTPTLVQLYCAFLVLNMLITQQLRDWGAGQNPLTPFVWVVVVVSLHKGAFHAEALRAGIEAVPATTLEAARSLGFSQRQLLARVQLPLAARFALPSLVNNLVDLVKMTAVASAIAVGDVTYESIMIWSQRDNVLELLLLILIWFGLLTWLVSLAGRWLEERWRMPGYGQ
- a CDS encoding amino acid ABC transporter permease, yielding MANDAVLGPVPAAPLLHAVRSSARNPWLLGAVAALAVVAAWNATGTTPRAVGHLWNWLPALLRGLWVNIEISVLAVALGTAAGLVVGALSLSPVHAVRVVARCYVQVFRNAPILVLIYFTTYVFPFEVHLVQWTFPFPDWVKVVLGLALPTSANVAEIFRGAIQSIPAAQWEAAQSLAFRRSQIFRLVVLPQCVRRMLPPWMNLYASITMSTSLASLVGVHDVVDTAQIASNTVARTDFTILVYFTLLALFFAYCYPIARATRALEKRHERH
- a CDS encoding amino acid ABC transporter ATP-binding protein, giving the protein MNATDAFLTSLKPPAREAIAPLAHLQDVHLSFGDNAVLKGIDVQVRRGEAVSIIGPSGSGKSTILRCITGLLRPQRGEIVVGGTRVDRLRTEADLIALRKRVGFVFQQYNLFPHLTVLENLVIAPTRVVGCDRAAAEREARSLLDKVRLSHKETAYPGELSGGQQQRVAIARALAMQPELILFDEVTSALDPETVGEVLTVIRDLVKDGMTCVLVTHEMRFAEEVSDHVYFTEAGRIVEHGPAAQIFGNPRSTRTREFLQRALSESARTRQAPATPTPPLAFNQLRFAL